ATGATGGTGGTAACAGCGGTACGCCCGCTGCACAAAGCGCCCGTACCGGCCAGCGGCCCCACGGCAAAAACGATCTTGTTGGCTTCGTCATAGGCCTTGGTTCTGGGCGCAACTTCGTCCCAAAACACCTTGTAGCCCAGGCCCGTGCCGCCAATAAAATCAAGATACTTGTAAGTGTCCTCAACCGTGATGCGGCCCGTGCTCAGGTTGACCCGCAGGCCCTTGCCCTGATAGCCGCCGAATTTTCTGGCCATAGATTCCTCCAGCTCACAAATGGAGCGTAATTCCTGTGAATACCCGCTCTGCGCCGCAACCTGTACGGCGCAAAGGGTGCGCGCTACTGCTCGTATTTGAGGTTACGCGGCCCGCCGGGCGATTCCACATGGCAGGCGTTGCAGGCGGCGCGACGGTCATCGGGAATCATCATCGAGAACGAACCACGCGTGGTGGCCTCGCGGGTGCGGTCGCTCCAGGGCACATAGCGCAGGGCGGCTGCCGGGCAGGCATCCACGCACTTGGGCGCGCCGTTGCACAAAAAGCACTTGTCGGCCTTGCCCTGCTCTTCATCAAAGGTCATCACGCCCCATGGGCAGGCCTTCTGGCACAGGCGGCAGCCCACGCAGCGGTCTTTGAGCACCACACGAGTGCCCGTGCCCTTTTGGGCGATGATGGCGTTTTGCGGGCAGGCGGTGGCACAGGGCACAGGGTGCGGGCACTGCTTGCAGGTATCCTGAATCACCAGCGAGCCAGAGCCGTAGATGCCCTTGGTGGTGTTTTCAAGCCCGCCCTCTGGACCAAACATGGCATTGCGGCTGATTTTGATGCGCGCAAGCTTGGGGTCGGCCTTGCCGTCGTTAAATTCCGTACAGGCAAGTTCGCACCGCTGACAGCACACGCACAGGGTGGGATCGCCCACAATCATGCCCGCCGCTTTTTCCATAATCACCAGAGGCGAAGCCTTCATGGTGGCCAGTGCCTCCGAGGCCTGCAACGTGGCCAGCCCAAGTGCCGCGCACGACGTTACCTTGATGAAGCCACGGCGCGAGAGGTTTTCGAGCAGCAGGTCTTCATCGGCACGTTTCAGTTTGCTCAACATATCAGCCATACAGCGCTCCTTGTCATGATCGACAATGGCATCACGGCAGCACAAGCTGCCCGTTTTCATGATATATGTGCATGCTGCCAGACTTAACATTGCCCAGCAGAGTCAACCCGTTGGCACGCGCCAGATCAACAGCGCGCGACATGGCACGAGAAAGGGAGG
The Desulfovibrio sp. DNA segment above includes these coding regions:
- a CDS encoding 4Fe-4S dicluster domain-containing protein, yielding MADMLSKLKRADEDLLLENLSRRGFIKVTSCAALGLATLQASEALATMKASPLVIMEKAAGMIVGDPTLCVCCQRCELACTEFNDGKADPKLARIKISRNAMFGPEGGLENTTKGIYGSGSLVIQDTCKQCPHPVPCATACPQNAIIAQKGTGTRVVLKDRCVGCRLCQKACPWGVMTFDEEQGKADKCFLCNGAPKCVDACPAAALRYVPWSDRTREATTRGSFSMMIPDDRRAACNACHVESPGGPRNLKYEQ